A single window of Acinetobacter wuhouensis DNA harbors:
- a CDS encoding lipase family alpha/beta hydrolase has product MKLKIMLTGLLACISINQANAAPGLQKATAPYTIDNYAKTKYPIVFVHGMFGFNRLGSAEFGLDYWYQILPDLAKRGATAYASQMSPLNSNEVRGEQLLQQVEEVVAMTGQAKVNLIGHSQGGPTSRYVLTTRPDLVASVTSIAGVHGGSPVADFFKNLPILNGIIPIVMNSLATPVINYAQQTNLPTDFDASLNSMTKSGYQAYNAKFPLGLPTQACGDGASQINGIALYSWTGISNTTNLFDPDTILTALGPVLFNGQANDGLVSKCSSKFGKTIRDNYAWNHFDEVNQILGMKGFFAPDPVAVFRQHANRLKLQGL; this is encoded by the coding sequence ATGAAATTAAAAATCATGCTAACAGGATTACTGGCATGTATCAGTATCAACCAAGCCAATGCTGCTCCAGGCCTACAAAAAGCAACAGCCCCATATACCATCGATAATTACGCAAAAACTAAATATCCCATTGTTTTTGTTCATGGTATGTTTGGCTTTAATCGTTTAGGTAGTGCAGAGTTTGGGCTCGATTATTGGTATCAAATCTTACCTGACCTCGCCAAGCGCGGCGCAACAGCCTATGCCTCACAAATGTCACCACTCAATTCAAATGAGGTTCGCGGTGAACAATTGTTACAGCAAGTCGAAGAGGTTGTTGCTATGACTGGGCAAGCTAAGGTCAATCTAATCGGGCACAGCCAAGGTGGACCAACTTCTCGTTATGTACTAACAACTAGACCTGATCTCGTGGCTTCAGTCACCTCAATTGCTGGGGTACATGGTGGTTCACCTGTCGCTGATTTTTTTAAAAATCTTCCGATTTTAAATGGCATTATTCCTATAGTGATGAACTCACTTGCGACTCCTGTAATTAATTATGCCCAACAAACCAATCTGCCAACTGATTTTGATGCCTCTCTGAACAGCATGACTAAATCTGGTTATCAAGCGTATAATGCTAAATTTCCATTGGGTCTACCCACTCAAGCTTGTGGTGATGGAGCCTCTCAAATCAATGGCATTGCGCTGTACTCTTGGACAGGAATTTCAAATACCACCAATCTATTTGACCCAGATACCATTTTAACTGCCTTAGGACCAGTTTTATTCAATGGACAAGCCAATGATGGTTTGGTGAGTAAATGTAGTAGTAAATTTGGTAAAACCATTCGTGATAACTATGCTTGGAATCATTTTGATGAGGTTAACCAAATTTTAGGAATGAAAGGCTTTTTTGCACCAGATCCTGTCGCTGTGTTTAGACAGCATGCCAACCGTCTAAAACTGCAAGGTTTATAA
- a CDS encoding sulfite exporter TauE/SafE family protein, giving the protein MEFDLILSLIFFAFCAGAIDAAVGGGGLIQIPALMGALPHYPTATIFGTNKLASICGTASAAFSYLKQVKIQWKLLAVIGVTAFISSFGGAACVSLIPQNILRPFVLFMLIVIAIYTLLKKQFGQIHIQQEITNKMLLIAGVGGLAIGFYDGIFGPGTGSFFIFYFIRYLKVDFLHASALSKIGNFMTNFAALSFFIPTGHVLFQLGLMMAVANVCGSLVGVKMALKYGSGFIRILFLILVSVLICRLAYQMFMS; this is encoded by the coding sequence ATGGAATTTGATCTGATCCTCAGTCTGATCTTTTTTGCCTTTTGTGCAGGTGCAATTGATGCGGCTGTCGGAGGTGGAGGTCTGATTCAAATTCCTGCGTTAATGGGTGCTTTACCACACTATCCAACTGCGACAATTTTTGGAACCAATAAACTGGCTTCTATTTGTGGTACGGCATCTGCTGCTTTCTCTTATTTAAAACAAGTCAAAATCCAGTGGAAATTACTTGCTGTTATTGGTGTTACTGCATTTATCAGTTCATTTGGTGGTGCAGCATGTGTATCACTGATTCCTCAAAATATTCTGCGACCATTCGTGCTATTCATGCTGATTGTGATTGCGATTTATACTTTGTTAAAAAAGCAATTTGGTCAAATCCATATTCAACAAGAAATCACCAATAAAATGCTACTGATTGCAGGAGTCGGTGGTTTAGCCATTGGTTTCTATGATGGTATTTTTGGACCAGGCACAGGAAGTTTCTTCATTTTTTATTTCATACGTTATTTAAAAGTTGATTTTTTACATGCATCTGCATTGTCAAAAATCGGTAATTTTATGACCAACTTTGCTGCTTTAAGTTTCTTCATCCCTACCGGACATGTGTTATTTCAACTGGGTTTAATGATGGCAGTTGCTAATGTTTGTGGTTCATTGGTCGGGGTAAAAATGGCTTTGAAATATGGCAGTGGCTTTATTCGTATTCTATTTCTAATTCTTGTGAGTGTCTTAATCTGCCGTTTGGCTTATCAAATGTTTATGAGTTAA
- a CDS encoding DUF4274 domain-containing protein, whose translation MSRAEIKQQFWDNYFNTVSEEELFCTVDSLNWDSGEEFANRLLDYSHIDQATVLLLYWKSTPAYSKKYLNREEVLADVSWYIDNFDWIERLEQKFLAGFWKNQKLAFGFFGEYGGENWSKHCRHTSDMKREIPAIMMQSLEGVVAEIDIYSFDPEDVINRWFAL comes from the coding sequence ATGTCGAGAGCTGAAATTAAACAACAGTTTTGGGATAATTATTTTAACACTGTTTCAGAAGAGGAATTATTTTGTACAGTGGATAGTTTAAATTGGGATAGCGGGGAAGAGTTTGCTAACCGCTTACTTGATTATTCACATATTGACCAAGCTACTGTCTTATTACTGTATTGGAAAAGTACACCAGCATATAGTAAAAAATATCTGAATCGTGAAGAAGTGCTTGCAGATGTTAGTTGGTATATTGATAATTTTGATTGGATTGAGCGTTTAGAACAAAAGTTTTTAGCTGGATTTTGGAAGAATCAAAAACTAGCATTTGGTTTTTTCGGTGAATATGGAGGTGAAAACTGGTCAAAGCATTGTCGCCACACCTCAGATATGAAACGTGAAATTCCCGCCATTATGATGCAAAGTTTAGAAGGTGTTGTGGCGGAAATAGATATCTATAGCTTTGATCCAGAAGATGTTATTAATCGTTGGTTTGCGTTATAA
- a CDS encoding patatin-like phospholipase family protein translates to MTQILQKRPAALTIQAGSLAKQLIQKEGLQAHYVDMIPGAAGGPKGIGLMGLDQAIFGDFLQRAKQRRYLIGSSVGAWRFASLIAQGEKKGAEQLAELYINLPFHKGMKIAEIEKISRDMLHGILGDQSEKLVTHPDYHLAIIAAKAVHIFQSDQKLALYGSLLGIIGSNAISRNHLNKFMQRVISQPEHFPQFKIQDDAFTTHYVNFNTDNVADWLMASGSIPGVTPAVKNIADAPQGAYRDGGLIDYHIDLPFNSKGIVLYPHFTDSITPGWFDKMFKSRKANPENQARTLLLSPSAEYLKSLPLGRLPDRKDFVMKGLSDSERKKLWRQSVAESQRMGDEFLELVEKQNFTEHVKLL, encoded by the coding sequence ATGACCCAAATTCTACAAAAGCGCCCTGCTGCATTAACCATCCAAGCAGGCTCACTTGCCAAACAACTGATTCAAAAAGAAGGACTACAAGCACACTATGTCGACATGATTCCTGGTGCGGCAGGTGGTCCGAAAGGCATAGGTTTAATGGGTTTGGATCAAGCCATTTTCGGTGATTTCCTACAAAGAGCGAAACAACGTCGTTACCTCATCGGCTCATCAGTGGGTGCATGGCGTTTTGCAAGTCTGATTGCACAAGGTGAAAAAAAGGGCGCAGAACAACTGGCAGAGTTATATATCAATCTGCCCTTTCATAAAGGCATGAAAATCGCTGAGATTGAGAAAATTTCACGGGATATGTTACATGGAATACTCGGTGATCAATCTGAAAAATTAGTCACTCATCCTGATTACCACCTTGCGATTATCGCTGCCAAAGCAGTGCATATTTTCCAAAGTGATCAAAAGCTTGCGCTCTATGGTTCATTACTGGGCATCATTGGTAGCAATGCAATTTCACGCAATCACCTCAATAAATTTATGCAACGGGTGATCAGTCAGCCTGAACATTTTCCACAATTTAAAATTCAGGATGATGCTTTTACAACCCATTATGTCAACTTTAATACCGACAATGTCGCAGATTGGCTGATGGCTTCAGGCTCGATTCCAGGTGTAACTCCTGCAGTAAAAAATATCGCTGATGCACCACAAGGCGCATATCGTGATGGTGGTTTGATCGACTATCACATCGACTTGCCATTCAACAGCAAAGGGATTGTTTTATATCCACATTTCACCGACAGTATCACCCCTGGTTGGTTCGATAAAATGTTTAAATCCCGCAAAGCCAATCCTGAAAATCAAGCACGGACTTTACTGCTTTCACCGTCTGCGGAATATCTAAAGTCATTGCCTTTGGGTCGCCTCCCTGACCGTAAAGACTTTGTGATGAAAGGCTTATCAGACAGTGAACGTAAAAAATTATGGCGACAATCTGTGGCTGAAAGTCAACGTATGGGCGATGAGTTTTTAGAACTGGTGGAAAAGCAGAATTTTACAGAACATGTAAAGTTGCTATAG
- a CDS encoding lipase family alpha/beta hydrolase — protein MKKILLLSTALSMGLCFNLSTHASLTQQVKASYISSSYTKTKYPIVLAHGMSGFTRIGTDAFGLDYWYQIAPDLARNGGNVWTTRVSPFNSTEVRGEQLLQQVEEVLALTGQAKVNLIGHSHGGPTIRYIAGIIPQKVASMTAVASPNKGSPVADLILKAEGTPIEGPLVGAVNLLSAAVVWAQGLDQQSLPSDSLASGKSLTTKGSLAYNVKFPLGVPTTACGEGAYQAQGIYMYSFMGDRKLTNFFDPDSAMLITGALINGDNDGLVPRCSGKFGKTIRDNYAWNHLDEINQIFGLRGLFSQDPVQVYREHANRLKQQGL, from the coding sequence ATGAAAAAAATACTACTTCTCTCCACGGCTCTCAGCATGGGGCTATGCTTCAACCTATCTACTCATGCCAGTCTGACACAACAAGTTAAAGCCAGCTATATCAGTTCAAGTTATACCAAAACCAAATACCCTATCGTATTGGCACATGGTATGAGTGGCTTTACCCGCATTGGTACAGACGCTTTTGGTTTAGACTATTGGTATCAGATCGCGCCTGACCTGGCACGTAATGGAGGCAATGTCTGGACGACACGGGTTTCTCCTTTTAACTCTACAGAAGTCCGTGGCGAACAACTGTTACAACAAGTTGAAGAAGTTCTTGCATTGACTGGACAAGCCAAAGTTAATTTGATTGGTCACAGTCATGGTGGACCAACCATTCGTTATATTGCAGGTATCATCCCGCAAAAAGTGGCATCGATGACTGCTGTTGCTTCTCCAAACAAAGGCTCACCGGTTGCTGACCTAATTCTCAAGGCCGAAGGCACCCCAATTGAAGGTCCTTTAGTCGGTGCAGTCAATTTACTGTCTGCCGCAGTGGTATGGGCTCAAGGTCTTGATCAGCAATCTTTACCCAGCGATTCACTTGCTTCAGGCAAAAGTCTGACCACCAAAGGATCACTTGCATATAATGTCAAATTTCCTTTAGGTGTTCCAACTACAGCCTGTGGCGAAGGTGCTTATCAAGCTCAGGGAATCTATATGTATTCCTTTATGGGGGATCGTAAATTAACCAATTTCTTTGATCCAGATTCTGCCATGCTTATTACAGGTGCGCTGATTAATGGGGATAATGATGGGCTTGTACCACGATGCAGTGGCAAATTCGGTAAAACCATTCGTGACAATTATGCTTGGAACCATTTGGATGAAATTAATCAAATCTTTGGCTTACGAGGATTATTCTCTCAAGATCCAGTTCAGGTCTACCGTGAACATGCCAATCGTTTAAAACAGCAAGGTTTATAA
- a CDS encoding FAD-dependent oxidoreductase, which produces MIQTKIQKFAIIGAGTAGLATAILLARQNIQVTLFEKAEKLEPVGAGLLLQPSGLAVFEHLGVLDDAVKLGAIVTGLEGQLPSGFKLVDSHYAQAHPDFYGLGIHRATLCHILEHKCREYPKLITWQMNTDIQRLEETTDEIRVYGTVNGEKFDQVFDCVIIANGARSELRPKSWVKVDQAYPWGAKWTIVPECLDFDTQILHQFYDRSKIMMGILPTGAVPTAPKQRLSSVFWSLPTDQLGNFLQTNQARSEWLKQVSKRWSPIADWLEQVIANPEDKQQWLSANYRDVVMSKFGKGRLGVIGDAAHAMSPQLGQGANMALLDAWALGQAVENATQHGSLDYPQLWKTYHQHRQSSTAFYQFLSRLLTPLYQSEHWWAGGFRDLTFSWMYRIPYFRKEMAITVSGLKSGMFSQMKYEEISTGKKK; this is translated from the coding sequence ATGATTCAAACTAAAATTCAAAAATTTGCCATCATCGGTGCAGGAACAGCAGGGCTTGCCACCGCAATCCTATTGGCACGACAAAATATTCAGGTCACTCTATTTGAAAAAGCTGAAAAACTCGAACCTGTGGGTGCAGGCTTATTACTACAACCCTCAGGGCTTGCAGTATTTGAACATTTAGGCGTATTGGATGATGCTGTAAAATTGGGTGCAATCGTGACAGGTCTAGAAGGTCAACTACCAAGTGGCTTTAAACTGGTCGATAGTCATTATGCACAAGCACATCCCGATTTTTATGGTCTAGGGATTCATCGAGCAACTCTCTGTCATATTCTTGAACATAAATGTCGTGAATATCCTAAACTCATCACATGGCAAATGAATACAGATATTCAACGCCTTGAAGAAACTACAGATGAAATTCGAGTCTATGGTACTGTCAATGGTGAAAAATTCGATCAAGTTTTTGATTGTGTGATTATTGCCAATGGCGCACGAAGCGAACTGAGACCCAAGTCATGGGTTAAAGTCGATCAAGCTTATCCATGGGGTGCAAAATGGACCATTGTTCCTGAATGCCTAGACTTCGATACCCAAATTCTGCATCAGTTTTATGATCGTTCTAAAATTATGATGGGAATCCTGCCAACAGGTGCTGTACCGACTGCACCTAAGCAACGGCTTTCGAGTGTGTTTTGGAGTTTACCCACAGATCAATTGGGCAATTTTTTACAGACCAATCAAGCACGTTCAGAATGGTTAAAACAAGTTTCAAAACGTTGGTCACCTATCGCAGATTGGTTAGAACAAGTGATTGCCAATCCTGAAGATAAACAACAATGGCTTTCAGCAAATTATCGTGATGTGGTGATGTCAAAGTTTGGCAAGGGTCGACTTGGTGTAATTGGTGATGCGGCGCATGCCATGAGCCCACAACTTGGGCAAGGTGCAAATATGGCTCTCTTGGATGCGTGGGCTTTAGGACAAGCTGTTGAAAATGCTACACAGCATGGATCACTTGATTATCCACAACTTTGGAAAACTTATCACCAACATCGTCAAAGTTCGACAGCTTTTTATCAATTTTTAAGTCGACTTCTTACACCACTCTATCAATCTGAACATTGGTGGGCAGGTGGATTCCGTGATTTAACCTTTTCATGGATGTATCGTATTCCCTACTTCCGTAAAGAAATGGCAATTACCGTGTCAGGTTTAAAATCAGGCATGTTTAGTCAAATGAAGTATGAGGAGATTTCGACGGGCAAGAAAAAATAA
- a CDS encoding lipase secretion chaperone encodes MELSRKKMLGLAAIVLLILILAIIFWLKPSTQDTKNSDNTLQLQQQAGQLAPSQISASEAISFASKSQQDTQINCQIRTDASNRLIVNEQTKDCFEYFITQYGEKTVEQIKTDFLSYIKVSYQDPVRSQLGDLWTRYINYRNKLGDLQAPTADKESVQYYQQIVNNTQSLRKQFFSDYEIQGLFGTQDTYDQYTVDRMAILDNKNLSADEKAKKLKDLFDKLPEDWKENLQQLNQLEDLRKLTAEIKARGGSAEELRQMRTNLVGAEATQRLESLDVQRNDWRNKVTQYLTDRDSIIKSNMSDSAKQSAVEQLKQKQFSNQQEQLRLQTFETIHDQGGKLPFAN; translated from the coding sequence ATGGAACTGTCTAGAAAAAAAATGCTAGGGTTAGCAGCTATTGTTTTGTTAATCCTTATTTTAGCGATTATTTTTTGGTTAAAACCAAGTACACAAGACACTAAAAATTCAGACAATACACTACAACTACAGCAGCAAGCTGGACAATTAGCTCCATCTCAAATTTCTGCTTCAGAAGCCATCAGTTTTGCCAGTAAAAGCCAACAAGATACCCAAATCAATTGTCAAATCCGAACAGATGCAAGCAACCGTTTGATTGTGAATGAACAAACTAAAGACTGTTTTGAATATTTCATTACTCAGTATGGTGAAAAAACGGTTGAACAAATTAAAACGGATTTTCTCAGCTATATCAAAGTCAGTTATCAAGATCCTGTTCGTTCACAACTCGGGGATTTATGGACACGTTACATCAACTACCGCAATAAACTTGGTGACTTACAAGCACCCACAGCGGATAAGGAAAGTGTGCAGTATTATCAACAAATTGTGAATAACACCCAAAGTTTAAGAAAGCAATTCTTTTCAGACTACGAAATTCAAGGCTTATTTGGCACTCAAGACACCTATGACCAATATACTGTGGATCGTATGGCAATCTTGGATAATAAAAATTTATCTGCCGATGAAAAAGCCAAGAAACTCAAAGACCTCTTCGACAAACTTCCTGAAGATTGGAAAGAAAACCTACAGCAACTCAACCAACTAGAAGATCTGAGAAAGCTCACAGCTGAGATTAAAGCTCGTGGAGGTTCCGCTGAGGAATTACGTCAAATGCGCACTAATCTTGTCGGTGCTGAAGCAACACAACGCTTAGAAAGCTTAGATGTACAACGTAATGATTGGAGAAATAAAGTCACCCAATATCTTACTGATCGCGACAGCATTATCAAAAGCAATATGAGTGATTCAGCAAAACAAAGTGCTGTGGAACAACTCAAACAAAAGCAATTTAGCAATCAACAAGAGCAATTACGCTTACAAACTTTTGAAACTATTCATGACCAAGGAGGGAAATTACCATTTGCGAATTAA
- a CDS encoding esterase/lipase family protein codes for MKLTMNALGIGLIIGLSTMSASASGLQKVSANYVSSDYAKTKYPIVFNHGMFGFTRLGTQSFGMDYFYQILPDLARNGANVYATQVSPLESTEVRGEQLLQQVDEVIALTGSSKVNLIGHSHGGPTIRYIEIVAPQKVASLTAVAGTIKGSKVADDLLANQAASSVMTVLGQYLIAPIITILEGNPSLSNSLDRSLKSISEKGSTEFNNKYPSAAIPTDCGQGQKVTTNGVYHYSWTGTAQITNLFDIADTAISQLAPLSYKNKDNDGLVSRCNTHFGQVIRDNYTQSHLDEVNLILGLKGLFAPDPVVLFRQHANRLKLQGL; via the coding sequence ATGAAATTAACAATGAATGCACTTGGAATCGGACTCATCATAGGACTCAGCACAATGTCGGCTTCTGCCTCTGGGCTCCAAAAAGTCAGTGCAAACTATGTCAGTTCAGATTATGCAAAAACCAAATACCCCATCGTATTTAATCATGGCATGTTTGGTTTCACACGTTTAGGAACACAGTCTTTTGGTATGGATTATTTTTACCAAATCCTACCTGATCTTGCCCGAAATGGTGCAAATGTTTATGCAACCCAAGTTTCACCATTGGAATCTACTGAGGTTCGTGGGGAGCAACTTTTACAACAAGTCGATGAAGTCATCGCATTAACTGGTTCATCTAAAGTCAATTTAATTGGTCATAGCCATGGTGGCCCAACCATTCGTTATATTGAAATCGTCGCACCGCAAAAAGTAGCTTCATTAACAGCCGTTGCGGGTACCATTAAAGGCTCGAAAGTCGCGGATGATTTACTGGCAAATCAAGCAGCAAGCAGTGTGATGACAGTTTTAGGGCAGTATCTCATTGCACCGATCATTACCATTCTTGAAGGCAATCCATCATTAAGCAATAGCCTAGATCGCTCATTGAAAAGCATTAGTGAAAAAGGTTCAACAGAATTTAATAACAAATACCCTAGTGCTGCGATCCCAACAGACTGTGGACAAGGACAAAAAGTAACAACGAATGGTGTTTACCATTATTCATGGACTGGGACGGCACAAATAACCAACCTCTTTGATATTGCGGATACTGCTATCTCTCAATTAGCACCGCTTTCTTATAAAAATAAAGATAACGATGGTCTGGTCAGTCGCTGTAATACTCATTTTGGGCAAGTTATTCGAGACAATTACACTCAAAGCCACCTCGATGAAGTCAATCTCATCTTAGGCTTAAAAGGGTTGTTTGCACCTGATCCAGTTGTGCTCTTCCGCCAACATGCCAATCGATTAAAACTACAAGGGCTTTAA
- a CDS encoding ABC1 kinase family protein — protein sequence MIPHISRLLDLWRIAAHYRLDTLVPAEELPEKARHALSIIRMHPAAWSSKEKKNPLKLKEALEKMGPLAIKLGQLLSTRRDLIPPEILQQLVLLQDRVKPFDSNVARTRIEESLKANISTLFARFDEQPLAAASIAQVHTAALHDGREVVVKVTRPDIRSQILEDFEILRWLGANLEKRLEAARAVHISEIIENYRQVILNELDLTLEADNTRRMRHYFTGSSMMYVPEVYMDSKDVMVAERITGVPISDIETFEKLGMDRKDLAEKGLTIFFTQVFRDNFFHADMHPGNVFVETLNPSKPRYIALDCAIMGELSKSDQMTVARMLLSVMNSDFMQLIQIVHQAGWIPPGTDQDALAREMRRTVGPMVSKPMHELDFAGILIQVMDIARRFHLEIPPQLMLLLKTLVHVEGLGTDLYPDLDIWSLAKPILTEWVKAQMNPQKNLKELGQKIPDLLLGAQDFPTLLIDSLNGLKNQSAWHSKQLHELQMMRLEVEHQQKRSWMFGSIMAILLSIAIIAPWYISIVLIVLASVLAVWRIAK from the coding sequence ATGATTCCGCACATTTCCCGATTGCTCGACCTGTGGCGCATCGCTGCTCACTATAGACTCGATACATTGGTACCTGCGGAAGAATTACCTGAAAAAGCCCGCCATGCCTTGTCGATTATTCGTATGCACCCTGCTGCATGGTCAAGTAAAGAGAAGAAAAATCCACTAAAGCTCAAAGAAGCTTTAGAAAAAATGGGACCTTTGGCAATCAAGTTAGGGCAATTACTTTCAACTCGCCGTGATTTGATTCCACCTGAAATTCTACAGCAATTGGTTTTACTACAAGATCGTGTCAAACCTTTTGATTCAAATGTTGCAAGAACACGTATTGAAGAATCACTCAAAGCCAATATCTCAACACTTTTCGCTCGTTTTGATGAACAGCCTTTAGCTGCGGCTTCGATTGCACAAGTACACACAGCGGCTTTGCATGATGGTCGTGAAGTCGTAGTCAAAGTCACTCGACCTGATATTCGCAGTCAAATCTTAGAAGATTTTGAAATTTTAAGATGGCTTGGGGCGAATTTGGAAAAACGCCTTGAAGCAGCACGTGCTGTGCATATTTCAGAAATTATCGAGAACTATCGTCAAGTCATTTTGAATGAATTGGATTTGACTTTAGAAGCAGATAATACCCGCCGTATGCGCCATTACTTCACAGGCTCAAGCATGATGTATGTGCCTGAAGTGTATATGGATAGCAAAGATGTAATGGTCGCTGAACGCATCACAGGTGTGCCAATTTCTGACATTGAAACCTTTGAAAAACTCGGCATGGATCGTAAAGATTTAGCTGAAAAAGGGTTAACGATTTTCTTTACCCAAGTATTCCGTGACAACTTCTTCCATGCGGATATGCATCCTGGAAATGTCTTTGTTGAAACCTTGAATCCAAGCAAACCTCGTTATATTGCCCTTGATTGTGCAATTATGGGCGAATTGTCTAAGTCAGATCAGATGACTGTCGCTCGTATGTTATTGTCTGTGATGAACAGCGACTTTATGCAATTGATTCAGATCGTGCATCAAGCAGGTTGGATTCCACCTGGCACTGATCAAGATGCTTTGGCACGTGAAATGCGTCGTACGGTTGGACCGATGGTGTCTAAACCAATGCATGAGTTGGATTTTGCAGGCATCCTGATTCAAGTTATGGATATTGCTCGTCGTTTCCATTTGGAAATTCCACCACAACTGATGTTATTACTCAAAACATTGGTGCATGTGGAAGGCTTAGGAACAGACTTATATCCTGATTTGGACATTTGGAGTTTAGCAAAACCGATTCTGACCGAATGGGTTAAAGCCCAAATGAATCCGCAGAAGAACTTAAAGGAATTAGGACAAAAAATTCCTGACCTACTGTTAGGTGCGCAGGATTTCCCTACATTGCTGATTGATAGTTTGAATGGTTTAAAAAACCAATCTGCATGGCATTCAAAACAGTTACATGAATTGCAGATGATGCGTTTGGAAGTAGAACATCAACAAAAACGCAGTTGGATGTTTGGCAGTATCATGGCGATTTTATTGTCGATAGCGATTATTGCACCGTGGTATATCTCAATTGTGCTGATAGTATTGGCGAGTGTTTTAGCGGTTTGGAGGATTGCGAAGTAA
- the truB gene encoding tRNA pseudouridine(55) synthase TruB → MSAKAQKISRRHISGVFLLNKPLGISSNAALQKVRWLYRAQKAGHTGALDPLASGLLPICLGEATKFSHYLLDSTKRYQTTIQLGNSTTTGDVEGETLLEKAVPELNPDMIEQVLAQFTGDIQQIPPMYSALKKEGRPLYELARKGIEIEREARPITIEQIQLLSFTADSITLDVTCSKGTYIRVLGEDIAKALGTYGHLTYLHRIKTGHFDLLPEYTIEYLESLTEQQREALLLPVYAPIDHFTKIQAPEGRAEYFCRGMESNIDHAAEAEVLVFEGDKCLGLAEISDKKRLIPKRVLNL, encoded by the coding sequence ATGTCCGCTAAAGCTCAAAAAATATCACGTCGCCATATCAGTGGTGTTTTTTTATTGAATAAGCCTTTGGGTATTAGTTCAAATGCAGCCTTACAGAAAGTACGTTGGTTATACCGTGCGCAAAAAGCAGGACATACAGGGGCTTTAGATCCTTTGGCTTCTGGTTTATTACCCATTTGTCTGGGTGAGGCGACGAAATTTTCACATTATTTACTCGATTCAACTAAGCGTTATCAAACCACAATTCAATTGGGCAATAGCACCACGACAGGTGATGTCGAAGGTGAAACCCTTTTAGAAAAAGCAGTTCCTGAATTAAATCCAGACATGATCGAGCAGGTTTTGGCGCAATTCACAGGGGATATTCAGCAAATTCCTCCGATGTATTCAGCACTTAAAAAAGAAGGTCGTCCTTTATATGAGTTGGCACGTAAAGGCATTGAGATCGAACGCGAAGCTCGTCCAATCACCATTGAGCAAATTCAACTTTTATCTTTTACAGCAGATTCAATAACGCTAGATGTGACTTGTTCAAAAGGGACGTATATCCGAGTTTTGGGTGAGGATATTGCCAAAGCCTTGGGTACTTATGGACATTTGACCTATTTACATCGAATTAAAACAGGACATTTTGATCTTCTTCCTGAATATACGATTGAGTATTTAGAAAGTTTGACTGAGCAACAGCGTGAAGCTTTGTTATTACCCGTGTATGCGCCGATTGATCATTTCACTAAAATCCAAGCACCTGAAGGTCGTGCAGAATACTTTTGCCGCGGTATGGAAAGTAATATTGACCATGCTGCCGAGGCTGAGGTTTTGGTTTTTGAGGGTGATAAATGTCTAGGGCTGGCAGAAATTAGTGATAAAAAGCGTTTAATTCCGAAAAGAGTGTTAAACCTCTAA